From the genome of Salmonella enterica subsp. houtenae serovar Houten:
ATTACGCCACGTTCGCCTACCTGCGTGTCGTAGCCCTGAGACAAACGGAGAATATCCTCATGTACGCTGGCTAAACGCGCCACCTGTTCAATCTCTTCTTGGGTCGCCTCCGGGCGTCCGAGCGCAATATTATTGGCAATAGAGTCCGAGAACAAAAACGGCGTCTGGCTGACTACCGCCAGTCGACTACGCCAGCTATCAAGTTGCAGATGCGTCAACGGCATGTCATGGAAACGGATTTCTCCCTGCGTCACATCAAAATGGCGCTGGATAAGCGACAATATTGTGCTTTTCCCCGCGCCGGTCGGACCGCATATCCCCAGCATCTGGCCCGGTTTAAGACGAAAGTTCACATTCTCCAGCGCCGGATGCGTCGTTTGCGGATAGCGAAACTCACGAATGGCCGCCGTCAATTCGCCGCGCCCCGCCGGGAGCGGCTCTTCGCCATCCTTAACCACCGGCGCTTCCGCCAGCATGGCGCGGATGCGGCTGTAAGCGGCACTCCCCCGCTCCACGATATTAAACATCCAGGCCAGCGCCAGCATGGGCCAAATCATCAACCCCAGATACATCATAAAGCTGGTAAGTTCGCCCAGCGTCAGGCTACCGTTAACCACCATCCAGCTTCCGCCGCTAATCGCGAGCAGGTTCGCCATGCCAATGGCGATGTAAATGGTTGGATCAAAACGCGCATCAATACGCGCCACACGCATATTTTTCTTGCCGGTATCTTCGGCATCCGCCGCAAACAGCGTGGACTGACGGTCCTCCAGACCAAACGCTTTGATCATGCGGATGCTGGTCAGACTCTCCTGCGTGCGGTCATTCAGGCTGGAGAAGGCGGCCTGCGCCAGTTTGAAGTAGTCATGCAGTCGATCGCCGTAACGTTTGATCATCAGCGCCATAATCGGCATCGGCAACAGCGCTAATAGCGTTAGCTGCCAGCTAATTTGCGTCGACATGACAATCAGTACCGCGCAGCCCATTACCAGCGAGTCAACCAGCGTCAGAACGCCCTCGCCCGCCGCAAATACTACGCGATCCACATCATTCGTCGCACGCGCGATAAGATCGCCCGTCCGATGGCGCTGATAAAATTCAGGATGCTGCCGACTCAACTGGCGATAATAATCTTCACGCAGTTCAACGGCCAATTGATAAGAGGCGCCAAATAGCAGCACGCGCCAGACATAGCGCAACAAATAGACCACCACGGCGATCAGGGCAATGGTGCCAATCCACATCGCTATTCGGCCTGGAGTAAAATGCTGTGCGGTTACGCCATCCACGACGATCCCCACCACTTTGGGCGGGATCAACTGAAGAATCGCAATAAGCATAAGCAGGGCCACCGCGCCAAGATAGCGACGCCATTCCCGGCGAAAGTACCAGCTTAATTGAGCAAATAATCGCACGCGTTATTTCCTGATATGATTTCCGGCAATACCGGGAGAATTATTCAATGGGCAGAGAAGTGGTGTACTTAATCTGTTCCATCGCAAAACTGGAGGTGACGTCTGACAGTCCTGGGACGCTATTGACCAGACGTTTATAGAAGTCGTCATACCGCTTCATGTCGGCTACCTGAACTCGCATCAGATAGTCGTATTCCCCCGCCATCCGCCAGAAGCCAAGCACTTCCGGCATCTCAGTGACGACAGTCACGAACCGACAATACCATTCACTGCTGTGGTGCTGCGTTTTTATCAACACAAAAGCGGTTAATCCCAGACCCAGTTTTTCCGGATCCAGCAGCGCGACCCGGCCAAGAAGAATACCGTCGTCTTCCAGGCGTTTAAGCCGCTTCCAGCAAGGCGTTGTCGTCAGATTAACGGCATCCGCCAGCGCCTGCAAAGAGAGGGTACAGTCCTGCTGTAATAGGGAAAGTAGCTTACGGTCAATTTTATCTAACATACCCACCCCATAGAGAATATTTTTCTCCTTACATTGTAATTTAAAGGTCAAATAGCAACAATTTTTTCCGTGCTTTTCGCTAATCTGGGCACAAAATGATAAATGGATATTAATGATGAGTAGCAATTGGGTTAAAAATGCCATTAATGAAATTAACGCTGACCACCAGCGCTCGGCGGATACGCATCTTATTCGTTTGCCCCTGTCGGCATTTCCAGGTATCCAGCTTTACCTGAAAGATGAAAGCACGCATCCCACCGGTAGCCTCAAGCATCGTCTGGCGCGCTCGCTGTTCCTTTATGGGCTGTGCAATGGTTGGATTAAAGAAGGCACTCCGATTATTGAAGCGTCATCAGGCTCAACGGCGATTTCCGAAGCCTGGTTCGCGCGTTTACTGGGGCTGCCATTCATCGCCGTCATGCCCGCCTGTACCGCA
Proteins encoded in this window:
- the mdlA gene encoding ABC transporter ATP-binding membrane protein, which translates into the protein MRLFAQLSWYFRREWRRYLGAVALLMLIAILQLIPPKVVGIVVDGVTAQHFTPGRIAMWIGTIALIAVVVYLLRYVWRVLLFGASYQLAVELREDYYRQLSRQHPEFYQRHRTGDLIARATNDVDRVVFAAGEGVLTLVDSLVMGCAVLIVMSTQISWQLTLLALLPMPIMALMIKRYGDRLHDYFKLAQAAFSSLNDRTQESLTSIRMIKAFGLEDRQSTLFAADAEDTGKKNMRVARIDARFDPTIYIAIGMANLLAISGGSWMVVNGSLTLGELTSFMMYLGLMIWPMLALAWMFNIVERGSAAYSRIRAMLAEAPVVKDGEEPLPAGRGELTAAIREFRYPQTTHPALENVNFRLKPGQMLGICGPTGAGKSTILSLIQRHFDVTQGEIRFHDMPLTHLQLDSWRSRLAVVSQTPFLFSDSIANNIALGRPEATQEEIEQVARLASVHEDILRLSQGYDTQVGERGVMLSGGQKQRISIARALLLNAEILLLDDALSAVDGRTEHQILHNLRQWGEGRTVIISAHRLSALTDANEIIVMQQGHVVQRGEHEQLAQQPGWYRDMYRYQQLEAALDDAPERGEEAANA
- the ybaO gene encoding transcriptional regulator, whose amino-acid sequence is MLDKIDRKLLSLLQQDCTLSLQALADAVNLTTTPCWKRLKRLEDDGILLGRVALLDPEKLGLGLTAFVLIKTQHHSSEWYCRFVTVVTEMPEVLGFWRMAGEYDYLMRVQVADMKRYDDFYKRLVNSVPGLSDVTSSFAMEQIKYTTSLPIE